The Aminithiophilus ramosus genome contains a region encoding:
- a CDS encoding sensor histidine kinase, whose translation MFFEEQDKEEDRKSLFGVKSWRRELLSLKFLTLPLEVIRLTEVAYGSLEWWQQVVDVDMLQEIIDRFATSLQCGAVLTTTEGEPITNPSNFTSFCLKVRETREGRRRCFQSDAQGGKKGLGVGNFQTYRCHCGLIDTAIPLIIEGRLVGVLLVGQVKVRNYTREEAEELARMRWDFSSDPDDLVERFLKVPVVDEERVSSGGALLRLVASYVVTLCERRLTERSLLQKGIALMKEQMDRESLERNLKQSQARNLHRQLNPHFVFNTLNTISRLAMFEGADQTRQLTVQLAEYLRYILRKQSQEELVPLAQELECIGHFMEIYKVRFGDRLSFSVEATAEASRVRVPFMVLQPLVENAVVHGIEPSLDPGVLEVSCRIAGGRLVMRVADNGVGCDVDHLQAGLGIANVRERLQLHFGDDVVVAMESAPGRGTTVEVRLPLAEEVPL comes from the coding sequence ATGTTTTTTGAGGAACAGGACAAAGAAGAGGACAGGAAGAGCCTTTTTGGGGTAAAGTCGTGGCGGAGGGAGCTCCTCTCCCTCAAATTTCTCACGCTTCCCCTGGAGGTGATTCGCCTGACCGAGGTGGCCTACGGCTCTCTCGAGTGGTGGCAGCAGGTCGTCGATGTCGACATGCTGCAGGAGATCATCGATCGATTCGCCACGTCGCTCCAGTGCGGTGCCGTACTGACGACGACGGAGGGCGAGCCCATCACCAATCCCAGCAACTTCACCTCCTTCTGCCTCAAGGTCCGCGAGACCCGCGAGGGGCGGAGACGCTGCTTCCAGAGCGACGCCCAAGGGGGGAAGAAAGGGCTCGGGGTGGGAAACTTCCAGACCTACCGCTGCCACTGCGGCCTCATCGACACGGCCATCCCTCTCATCATCGAGGGACGGCTGGTGGGCGTCCTTCTCGTGGGCCAGGTCAAGGTGCGCAACTACACCCGAGAAGAGGCGGAGGAGCTGGCCCGGATGCGGTGGGACTTCTCGTCCGACCCCGACGACCTCGTGGAGCGATTCCTCAAGGTGCCCGTCGTCGACGAGGAGCGCGTCAGCAGCGGAGGAGCCCTCCTGCGCCTCGTCGCCTCCTATGTGGTGACCCTCTGCGAGCGCCGCCTCACGGAACGGAGCCTTCTCCAGAAGGGAATCGCCCTCATGAAGGAGCAGATGGACCGGGAGAGCCTGGAGCGGAACCTCAAGCAGAGTCAGGCCCGCAACCTCCATCGCCAGCTCAATCCCCATTTCGTCTTCAACACCCTCAACACCATCAGCCGCCTGGCCATGTTCGAAGGGGCCGATCAGACGCGGCAGCTGACGGTCCAGCTCGCCGAGTACCTGCGCTACATCCTGCGCAAGCAGTCCCAGGAGGAGCTGGTTCCCCTCGCCCAGGAGCTGGAGTGCATCGGTCATTTCATGGAGATCTACAAGGTCCGCTTCGGCGATCGCCTCTCCTTCTCCGTCGAGGCCACGGCCGAGGCCTCGCGGGTCCGCGTCCCCTTCATGGTCCTTCAGCCCCTCGTCGAGAACGCCGTCGTCCACGGCATCGAGCCCTCCCTCGATCCGGGCGTCCTCGAGGTCTCCTGCCGGATCGCCGGAGGCCGTCTCGTCATGCGCGTCGCCGACAACGGCGTGGGCTGCGACGTCGATCACCTCCAGGCGGGCCTGGGCATCGCCAACGTCCGCGAGCGCCTTCAGCTTCATTTCGGCGACGATGTCGTCGTCGCCATGGAGAGCGCTCCGGGCCGGGGAACGACGGTCGAGGTCCGTCTGCCTCTCGCCGAGGAGGTTCCCCTGTGA
- a CDS encoding EutP/PduV family microcompartment system protein encodes MRPRLMVMGPTGAGKSTLIAALTGSGEPVRKTEHVTFSDYAVDTPGETFDMPRLYFVLINSAVKSGLVLLVSDATRPRSFPGGFAKVMKPPVIGVINKVDVAGATGIEMSRRALKVAGVKEVFAVSGRGGQGLEELKGRIEEILGRCSGNEW; translated from the coding sequence GTGAGGCCCCGGCTCATGGTCATGGGCCCCACGGGAGCGGGCAAGTCGACGCTCATCGCCGCCCTGACCGGAAGCGGAGAGCCCGTCAGGAAGACGGAGCACGTCACCTTCAGCGATTACGCCGTCGACACCCCGGGCGAGACGTTCGACATGCCTCGCCTTTATTTCGTCCTCATCAACAGCGCCGTCAAGTCGGGACTGGTCCTCCTCGTCTCCGACGCCACGCGGCCCCGTTCCTTTCCCGGAGGTTTCGCCAAGGTCATGAAGCCCCCCGTCATCGGGGTCATCAATAAAGTTGACGTCGCCGGGGCGACAGGCATCGAGATGTCCCGGCGAGCGCTCAAAGTGGCAGGTGTCAAGGAGGTCTTCGCCGTCTCCGGAAGGGGAGGGCAGGGCCTCGAGGAACTGAAAGGCCGCATCGAAGAAATACTAGGGAGGTGCAGTGGAAATGAATGGTGA
- a CDS encoding iron-containing alcohol dehydrogenase → MPGSYFMPPVNLIERGALRKVGFWARSLGGKRALVVASLGAFGESQGRSVLEVLEEAGLAGSVWAGAGPNPTDLMVAEGAGRYRSDGADFLVAVGGGSAMDCAKAIGLVVTGGGVIADYEGLHRSAKDLPPLIAVNTTAGTGSEVTNAAVITDTERHVKMTILDWRITPRLSVNDPEMMVSMPPSLTAATGMDALSHAVEAYVSIQASPITDSLAYKATELIFRNLPRAVRDGGDIEAREGMCHAAFLAGLAFSNSGLGYVHALSHPLSARYDLAHGVVNAVLLPAVERFNLPVAMDKLAYLARAMEVALSWRSERENAERGLKAMEGLRSEIGLAGRLASLGVRLDDLPGLAREASLEIVGKGNPREGSVAALEQIYRDVF, encoded by the coding sequence ATGCCGGGAAGCTATTTCATGCCCCCCGTCAATCTCATCGAGCGGGGCGCCCTGCGCAAAGTCGGCTTCTGGGCCCGCTCTCTGGGCGGGAAGAGAGCCCTTGTCGTGGCCTCTCTGGGGGCCTTCGGCGAGAGCCAGGGCCGGAGCGTTCTCGAGGTTCTGGAGGAGGCCGGTCTGGCGGGAAGCGTCTGGGCCGGAGCGGGGCCCAACCCGACGGACCTCATGGTCGCCGAGGGGGCCGGGCGCTATCGGTCCGACGGCGCCGATTTTCTCGTCGCCGTCGGCGGGGGCAGCGCCATGGACTGCGCCAAGGCCATCGGTCTCGTCGTCACGGGCGGAGGCGTCATCGCCGACTACGAGGGCCTTCATCGGTCGGCGAAGGATCTTCCCCCCCTGATCGCCGTCAACACGACGGCGGGGACGGGGAGCGAGGTGACCAACGCCGCCGTCATCACCGACACGGAACGCCACGTCAAGATGACGATTCTCGACTGGCGCATCACGCCCCGTCTTTCCGTCAACGACCCCGAGATGATGGTCTCCATGCCCCCCTCCCTGACGGCGGCCACGGGCATGGACGCCCTTTCCCACGCCGTCGAGGCCTACGTCTCCATCCAGGCCTCGCCCATCACCGACTCCCTGGCCTACAAGGCGACGGAGCTCATCTTCCGCAACCTTCCCCGGGCCGTCCGCGACGGAGGCGACATCGAGGCCCGCGAGGGGATGTGTCACGCCGCCTTCCTGGCCGGTCTGGCCTTCAGCAACTCGGGGCTGGGCTATGTCCACGCCCTCTCCCATCCCCTGAGCGCCCGTTACGATCTGGCTCACGGCGTCGTCAACGCCGTTCTTCTCCCCGCCGTGGAGCGCTTCAATCTTCCTGTGGCCATGGACAAGCTGGCCTATCTGGCCCGAGCCATGGAGGTGGCCCTCTCCTGGCGTTCGGAGCGGGAGAACGCCGAACGGGGCCTGAAGGCCATGGAGGGCCTGAGGAGCGAGATCGGCCTCGCCGGGCGTCTGGCCTCCCTGGGCGTCCGCCTCGACGACCTTCCCGGTCTGGCCAGGGAGGCGTCGCTGGAGATCGTCGGCAAGGGCAATCCCCGCGAGGGCTCCGTCGCGGCTCTCGAACAGATCTATCGCGATGTTTTTTGA
- a CDS encoding GntR family transcriptional regulator, whose translation MKNDRAQVTLREKVYDLLREELASGRLKPGTYMDINRLLESLNVSRTPLRDALILLEAEGVVTIYPRRGVMINPVTREGILHAYQIGAGLESVLLSSVFDYIAPAHVRRMKELVDEAMALFARDDYSRAVELNLAFHNVFHELSDNPLLRQEMDKLYNRLFYFPARSFDSEIVKRQEREYWQEHLQIIDFIGRGCRLEAADFLRDVHWAVKEDYVAALHTLL comes from the coding sequence TTGAAAAACGACAGAGCGCAGGTGACCCTGAGGGAGAAGGTCTATGACCTGCTCCGGGAGGAGCTGGCCTCGGGCCGTCTGAAGCCGGGAACCTACATGGACATCAACAGGCTTCTCGAGAGTCTCAACGTCAGCCGCACGCCCCTGCGGGACGCCCTGATCCTCCTCGAGGCCGAAGGTGTCGTCACGATCTATCCCCGTCGAGGCGTCATGATCAATCCCGTCACGCGCGAGGGGATCCTCCACGCCTACCAGATCGGAGCCGGGCTGGAGTCGGTCCTCCTCAGCTCCGTCTTCGACTACATCGCTCCCGCCCATGTCCGCAGGATGAAAGAGCTCGTCGACGAGGCCATGGCCCTTTTCGCCCGCGACGACTACAGCCGGGCCGTGGAGCTCAACCTGGCCTTCCACAACGTCTTTCACGAGCTTTCCGACAATCCCCTCCTCCGGCAGGAGATGGACAAGCTCTACAACAGGCTCTTCTACTTCCCCGCCCGCTCCTTCGACTCGGAGATCGTCAAGCGCCAGGAGCGGGAGTACTGGCAGGAACACCTTCAGATCATCGATTTCATCGGACGGGGGTGCCGTCTCGAGGCCGCCGATTTCCTCCGCGACGTCCACTGGGCCGTGAAGGAGGACTACGTCGCGGCCCTCCACACCCTGCTCTGA
- the eutM gene encoding ethanolamine utilization microcompartment protein EutM: MNGEALGMIETRGLVGCIEAADAMVKAANVRLVGYEKIGSGYVTVMVRGDVGAVKAAVDAGAAAAKRVGEIVSVHVIPRPHADTEKMLPKLG; the protein is encoded by the coding sequence ATGAATGGTGAAGCACTCGGCATGATCGAAACGCGGGGACTCGTCGGCTGTATCGAAGCGGCCGACGCCATGGTCAAGGCCGCCAACGTTCGACTCGTGGGGTACGAGAAGATCGGTTCCGGCTACGTGACCGTCATGGTTCGGGGAGACGTCGGGGCCGTCAAGGCCGCCGTCGACGCTGGGGCTGCCGCGGCGAAGCGGGTCGGGGAGATCGTCTCCGTCCACGTCATCCCCAGGCCTCATGCGGACACGGAAAAGATGCTGCCCAAGCTCGGCTAG
- a CDS encoding helix-turn-helix domain-containing protein has protein sequence MNGKAYRVLVVEDEPLERRALEMALAAMRADEPIEVRSAANAPQFEALAEEWEPDVVLLDIRIPGGDGLTSLRSLRGRGFSGQVVVLTAFDVFQYAQKAMGLGVTSFLVKPVGEEAFGETLTKVFQNVADKRNHKAQFDQIREFVERNRGAFAMGIIQDLLREKGIEESVVGIMSSLGLPPARPCFLFGIVCLAEEEDRKGEQLFLWEAFERILGPEVVVVPWRRSSALLFIPSGEAIAEPDFVASRLLGIISSRGFEANVVYGGRLRTLEEMAPAVTQVEEGLEESLLGGTGRVVMRDAAPDPEPADPSPALTQFGMLAFQAQIVEGFSHGQPDLITKGSRALSDALAKIAFQDVELAKMLILGLMGQVCQILLSLKCDSGSVRAWSRRQLLNLLAPNTPVGLNRIFSQALDQAWNVRGSASDTGSMIIQQSLTYIREHYEEVTLESVAEAVHVSPSYLSRLFRKVLHRRFVDEVKGIRIERAKGLLAQGHSVRDVAISVGYGNIAYFSTLFRQMTGRSPSEYRREQE, from the coding sequence GTGAACGGGAAGGCCTATCGGGTTCTCGTCGTCGAGGACGAGCCCCTCGAACGTCGTGCCCTCGAGATGGCCCTGGCGGCCATGAGGGCCGACGAGCCCATAGAAGTCAGGAGCGCCGCCAACGCCCCCCAGTTCGAGGCCCTGGCCGAGGAGTGGGAGCCCGACGTCGTCCTCCTCGACATCCGCATCCCCGGAGGAGACGGTCTGACGAGCCTGCGCAGCCTCAGGGGGCGGGGTTTCTCGGGACAGGTCGTGGTCCTCACGGCCTTCGACGTCTTCCAGTACGCCCAGAAGGCCATGGGACTGGGCGTCACCAGTTTCCTCGTCAAGCCCGTCGGAGAGGAGGCCTTCGGGGAGACGCTGACCAAGGTCTTTCAGAACGTGGCCGACAAGCGCAACCACAAGGCCCAGTTCGACCAGATCCGGGAGTTCGTCGAGCGCAACCGGGGCGCCTTCGCCATGGGCATCATCCAGGACCTGCTCCGGGAAAAGGGGATCGAGGAGAGCGTCGTCGGCATCATGTCCAGCCTGGGCCTGCCTCCGGCCCGCCCCTGCTTCCTCTTCGGCATCGTCTGTCTGGCCGAGGAGGAGGACCGCAAGGGGGAACAGCTCTTTCTGTGGGAGGCCTTCGAGAGAATTCTCGGGCCTGAAGTCGTCGTCGTCCCCTGGCGGCGCTCGTCGGCCCTCCTCTTCATCCCCTCGGGCGAGGCCATCGCCGAGCCCGATTTCGTCGCCTCCCGCCTTCTGGGGATCATCTCCAGCCGAGGCTTCGAGGCCAACGTCGTCTACGGCGGTCGCCTCCGCACCCTGGAGGAGATGGCTCCGGCCGTGACCCAGGTCGAGGAGGGACTCGAGGAGAGCCTCCTGGGGGGGACGGGGCGCGTCGTCATGCGCGACGCGGCGCCCGATCCCGAGCCGGCCGATCCCTCGCCGGCCCTGACGCAGTTCGGCATGTTGGCCTTCCAGGCCCAGATCGTCGAGGGTTTCTCCCACGGCCAGCCCGATCTGATCACCAAGGGGAGCCGAGCCCTGAGCGACGCTTTGGCCAAGATCGCCTTTCAGGACGTGGAGCTGGCCAAGATGCTCATCCTGGGGCTGATGGGTCAGGTCTGCCAGATCCTTTTGAGTCTCAAGTGCGACTCGGGATCGGTCCGGGCCTGGTCGCGGCGTCAGCTCCTCAACCTGCTGGCGCCCAACACGCCCGTCGGGCTCAACCGCATCTTCTCCCAGGCCCTCGATCAGGCCTGGAACGTCAGGGGAAGCGCCAGCGACACGGGCTCCATGATCATCCAGCAGTCGCTGACCTACATCCGCGAACACTACGAGGAGGTGACGCTCGAGAGCGTCGCCGAGGCCGTCCACGTCAGCCCCTCCTACCTGAGCCGCCTCTTCCGCAAGGTCCTCCATCGCCGCTTCGTCGACGAGGTCAAGGGCATCCGCATCGAGCGGGCCAAGGGACTTCTTGCCCAGGGCCATTCGGTCCGCGACGTGGCCATCTCCGTCGGCTACGGCAACATCGCCTACTTCAGCACCCTTTTTCGCCAGATGACGGGGCGCAGTCCCAGCGAATACCGGCGGGAACAGGAGTAG
- the pduB gene encoding propanediol utilization microcompartment protein PduB encodes MEQDMMKQVMEEVMKRLGGEAAPAPAAPAPEVKVERPCPSANFDPIGVTEYIGTARGHTIGLVIANIDATLHEKMGIDKRFRSIGIISDRVGAGPQLMAADEAVKATNTEVISAEMPRDTEGGCGHGCLIIFGAEDVSDVRRAVEVTLANVDTYFGDVWANEVGYLELQYTARASYCLNKALGAPVGKAFGLVLGAPAGIGVVISDTALKAAEVEAYAYCSPSKGTSLTNESFIMITGDSGAVRQAIRSAREVGVKLLATLGSEPKPVTVSYI; translated from the coding sequence ATGGAACAGGATATGATGAAGCAGGTTATGGAAGAGGTCATGAAGCGCCTCGGCGGCGAGGCGGCTCCCGCCCCCGCGGCCCCCGCTCCGGAGGTCAAGGTCGAGAGGCCCTGCCCGTCGGCCAATTTCGATCCCATCGGCGTGACGGAGTACATCGGCACGGCCAGAGGTCACACCATCGGCCTCGTCATCGCCAACATCGACGCCACCCTTCACGAGAAGATGGGCATCGACAAGCGCTTCCGCTCCATCGGCATCATCTCGGACCGCGTCGGCGCCGGCCCTCAGCTCATGGCCGCCGACGAGGCCGTCAAGGCCACCAACACGGAAGTCATCTCGGCCGAGATGCCCCGTGACACCGAGGGCGGCTGCGGTCACGGCTGCCTCATCATCTTCGGCGCCGAAGACGTCTCCGACGTCCGCCGCGCCGTCGAAGTCACCCTGGCCAACGTCGACACCTACTTCGGCGACGTCTGGGCCAACGAGGTGGGCTACCTGGAGCTCCAGTACACGGCCCGGGCCTCCTACTGCCTCAACAAGGCCCTGGGCGCTCCCGTGGGCAAGGCCTTCGGCCTCGTCCTGGGCGCTCCCGCCGGCATCGGCGTCGTCATCAGCGACACGGCCCTCAAGGCCGCCGAGGTCGAGGCCTACGCCTACTGCTCCCCCAGCAAGGGCACGTCTCTCACGAACGAGTCCTTCATCATGATCACCGGCGACTCGGGCGCCGTCCGCCAGGCCATCCGCTCGGCCCGCGAGGTGGGCGTCAAGCTCCTGGCCACGCTCGGCTCGGAGCCCAAGCCGGTCACCGTCTCCTACATCTAG
- the eutS gene encoding ethanolamine utilization microcompartment protein EutS: MTEEKRRVVQEYVPGKQVTLAHVICNPRRDLCERVGVDNPGAIGVMTITPGEGAVIAADIASKAASVHMEFVDRFTGCLMITGDISSVERALQSTVAALKATLGFYPAEITRS; this comes from the coding sequence GTGACGGAAGAAAAGCGGAGAGTCGTTCAGGAGTATGTGCCCGGCAAGCAGGTCACGCTGGCCCATGTGATCTGCAACCCACGCAGAGATCTCTGCGAGCGCGTCGGCGTCGACAACCCCGGCGCCATCGGCGTCATGACCATCACGCCCGGCGAGGGGGCCGTCATCGCCGCCGACATCGCCAGCAAGGCCGCCTCGGTCCACATGGAGTTCGTCGACCGCTTCACGGGCTGTCTCATGATCACGGGCGACATCTCCTCCGTCGAGAGGGCCCTCCAGTCCACCGTGGCCGCCCTCAAGGCGACGCTCGGCTTCTATCCCGCCGAGATCACCCGGTCGTGA